One region of Permianibacter fluminis genomic DNA includes:
- a CDS encoding efflux RND transporter permease subunit, with translation MRITELSLKRPVTTLMLFFCFLVVGGVATRLLPLEYFPEVQFPGIFIQIPYPSSSPEEVERLVTRPVEEALATLSGIKRFRSDTNNDGVQIGVFFGWDANAIVKGIEAREKIDAIRDQLPSDLQRLFVFTGRTTDAPMLEIRISSDSRDLSKAYDLLDRKLRRAIESVPGVSKVDLGGVEPLQIEIQLDAGRVAAHGVQLPALAATLAKHNFSVSGGLIQDAGQRLRVKPVGEWQKLDDIRELPINDRGLRLSDIATVTFAHPPREVGRHLDLKDAIALSITRESGANLVDTSERVMQRIQELSNSNEFRGIQLYMMNNQAEGVVNSLKEIVISGLIGFALSVLVLYSFMRNWPVTIAVSLAVPFAVMITLAYMFFAGVTINILSMMGLMLSIGMLVDNAVVVSESIFRQEPLYPNDRKAAILAGARHVGLAVLTGTITTVIVFLPNIIGEKIDVTVFLSHVATTITVSMFASLFISLTIIPLLLYWLPMQANAKPVQWVVKLSERYANILDWTLHHPKLSGLFALLVLLSVAIPFNLIKKDMFEESAQDRLRLFYQLDGKYTVDRVEAAVTPLEEWLLKNKDRFDIDSVYSYFVTDEAGTTILLKKERPSGLTLQEMREQMEKEMPKFPLGKVTFQRDRFGGGEDLRVLLVGDSTERLAGLSRELAQMLAGVKGLKEVRSEANRGDQEVQVRIDRSRAQVLGLTPSAVAQSVAVAMRGQPLRTMRTAHGETDVRLMFGKSDRQKISDLETLPLFRPNGERIPLSAVADITTARASQRIVREDRLTTIGVTAVADGISGEEARKKIEPFLSKLQLPPGYSASFGGGFDREDEAGRVFAQNMLLALMMIYVVMAAMFESLIFPSAVIFSVFYSVVGVFWFFLITGTTLSIMANIGILVLMGVIVNNGIVLIDHINQLRKEGIARAEAILTAGRERLRPILMTTATTVLGLVPLCMGSTTIGGDADSPPYYPMARAVVGGLVFSTVVSLLILPTIYVGLDNIRLWSSRVWAEAKARARGQWPAPMESVTPIIDESRTATADESQP, from the coding sequence ATGCGGATCACCGAATTGTCGCTGAAGCGGCCCGTTACCACGCTGATGCTGTTCTTTTGTTTTCTGGTGGTCGGCGGCGTAGCAACCCGTCTGCTGCCACTGGAATATTTTCCGGAGGTACAGTTCCCCGGCATCTTCATCCAGATCCCCTACCCCAGCTCCAGTCCGGAAGAAGTGGAGCGACTGGTCACCCGGCCGGTGGAAGAAGCACTGGCGACGCTGTCCGGCATCAAACGCTTTCGCTCCGACACCAACAACGATGGCGTCCAGATTGGCGTGTTCTTTGGCTGGGATGCCAATGCGATTGTCAAAGGCATCGAGGCGCGGGAAAAGATCGACGCCATCCGTGATCAGCTGCCGAGTGATCTGCAGCGATTATTCGTGTTCACCGGCCGCACCACCGATGCGCCGATGCTGGAGATTCGCATCTCCAGTGACAGCCGCGACTTGTCCAAAGCCTATGATCTGTTAGATCGCAAATTGCGACGGGCCATCGAATCAGTGCCTGGCGTGTCGAAGGTGGATTTGGGTGGCGTCGAGCCGCTGCAAATTGAAATCCAGCTCGATGCCGGCCGCGTTGCGGCGCATGGCGTGCAACTGCCGGCGCTGGCGGCAACGCTGGCCAAGCACAACTTTTCCGTGTCCGGCGGCCTGATACAGGATGCCGGCCAGCGACTGCGGGTGAAGCCAGTTGGCGAATGGCAAAAACTGGACGATATCCGCGAGCTGCCGATCAATGATCGCGGGCTGCGCTTGTCCGATATCGCCACGGTCACGTTTGCGCATCCCCCGAGGGAAGTCGGCCGCCATCTGGATCTGAAAGACGCCATTGCGCTGTCGATCACCCGTGAAAGCGGTGCCAATCTGGTCGACACCTCAGAGCGGGTCATGCAGCGCATTCAGGAGCTCAGCAACAGCAACGAGTTTCGCGGCATCCAGCTGTACATGATGAACAATCAGGCTGAGGGCGTCGTCAACAGCCTGAAAGAAATCGTGATATCCGGCTTGATTGGCTTTGCCCTGTCGGTGCTGGTGCTGTACAGCTTCATGCGGAACTGGCCAGTGACGATTGCCGTTTCGTTGGCGGTGCCGTTTGCGGTGATGATCACACTCGCCTACATGTTCTTTGCCGGCGTCACCATCAACATTCTGTCGATGATGGGGCTGATGCTGTCGATTGGCATGCTGGTCGACAATGCGGTGGTGGTCAGCGAAAGCATTTTCCGCCAGGAGCCGTTATATCCGAACGATCGCAAGGCGGCCATTCTGGCCGGCGCCCGCCATGTCGGTCTGGCGGTTTTGACCGGAACGATTACCACGGTGATCGTGTTTCTGCCGAACATCATTGGCGAAAAAATTGACGTTACGGTGTTCCTGAGCCACGTCGCCACGACCATCACGGTGTCGATGTTCGCGTCACTGTTCATCTCGCTGACCATCATTCCGCTGCTGCTGTACTGGCTGCCGATGCAAGCCAATGCCAAGCCGGTGCAATGGGTGGTCAAGCTGTCGGAACGCTACGCCAACATACTGGACTGGACGCTGCACCATCCCAAACTGTCTGGCCTGTTTGCGCTATTGGTGCTGCTGTCGGTGGCGATTCCGTTCAACCTGATCAAGAAGGACATGTTCGAGGAAAGCGCCCAGGATCGTTTGCGGCTGTTCTATCAGCTGGATGGCAAATACACCGTTGACCGGGTCGAGGCAGCTGTGACACCGCTGGAGGAGTGGCTGCTGAAGAACAAGGACCGTTTCGATATCGACAGCGTCTACAGCTATTTTGTTACTGACGAAGCCGGCACCACCATCCTGCTGAAAAAAGAGCGACCCTCCGGCCTGACGCTGCAGGAAATGCGCGAACAGATGGAAAAGGAAATGCCGAAATTTCCGCTCGGCAAAGTCACCTTCCAGCGCGATCGCTTTGGCGGCGGCGAAGATTTGCGGGTACTGCTGGTCGGCGATTCGACCGAACGACTGGCTGGCCTGTCGCGCGAGCTGGCCCAGATGCTGGCTGGCGTCAAAGGCCTGAAGGAAGTCCGCTCGGAAGCCAACCGCGGCGATCAGGAAGTGCAGGTTCGCATTGACCGATCGCGTGCCCAGGTGCTCGGCCTGACGCCATCGGCAGTGGCGCAGTCAGTGGCGGTGGCGATGCGCGGCCAGCCACTGCGCACCATGCGGACCGCGCACGGCGAAACCGATGTCCGGTTGATGTTTGGCAAGAGCGACCGGCAGAAAATTTCCGATCTGGAAACGCTGCCATTGTTCCGGCCGAACGGCGAGCGGATACCGCTGTCTGCCGTGGCCGACATCACGACGGCGCGCGCCAGTCAACGCATCGTCCGCGAAGATCGGCTGACCACGATCGGCGTCACGGCGGTGGCCGATGGCATTTCCGGCGAAGAAGCCCGCAAAAAAATTGAGCCGTTCCTGAGCAAGCTGCAATTGCCGCCCGGTTACAGCGCCAGTTTTGGCGGCGGTTTTGATCGCGAAGACGAAGCTGGCCGCGTGTTCGCCCAGAACATGCTGCTGGCACTGATGATGATCTACGTGGTGATGGCGGCGATGTTCGAATCGCTGATTTTTCCGAGCGCGGTGATCTTCTCGGTGTTTTATTCGGTGGTTGGGGTGTTCTGGTTTTTCCTGATTACCGGCACCACGCTGTCGATCATGGCCAACATCGGCATTCTGGTGCTGATGGGCGTCATCGTGAACAACGGCATCGTGCTGATTGATCACATCAACCAATTGCGCAAGGAAGGCATAGCGCGGGCCGAAGCCATCCTGACCGCCGGCCGCGAGCGATTGCGACCGATTCTGATGACCACTGCCACCACTGTGCTCGGGCTGGTGCCGCTGTGCATGGGCTCGACCACCATCGGCGGCGATGCCGACAGCCCGCCCTACTACCCGATGGCCCGCGCCGTGGTCGGTGGTTTGGTGTTTTCGACCGTGGTCAGTCTGCTGATTTTGCCGACCATTTATGTCGGGCTGGACAATATTCGGCTCTGGAGCAGCCGGGTCTGGGCCGAAGCCAAAGCCCGGGCCCGCGGCCAGTGGCCGGCGCCGATGGAATCAGTGACACCGATCATCGACGAGAGCCGCACTGCCACGGCGGATGAGTCGCAACCGTAG